GCATCTCTTGAGGAGAAATACGAGCTGAACATCCCCTACTGGCAGAAAGTTTACAAGAAGGCTTTGCGTACATTGCGGCTGGACTTTGGAACGACGAGCATGCCAATCTTTGGAACCAACAACGTCTCGGACATTATCAAGGTCGCCGTTCCCAGGAGCATCCTCCTGTTCACGACGGCGACGATAATAGTCATCATACTCGGTATCTTCCTTGGAGTCAGGGCGGCAAGACAGGCGGGCAGCGTCTTCGACAGGGGATTGTCCATCTTCGCGCTGCTCACCTACAGTCTGCCGATGTGGTGGACCGGAATGATGTTCCTCCTGATATTCGCCTTCAAGCTCGGCTGGTTCCCGCTCAGTTCAATGTTCGACCCACAGCTCACCGGCTGGGCCCACGTTAAGGATGTCCTATGGAAGCTCGCCCTTCCGGTGTTCACCTACGTCTTCGTTGTGTTCGGCGGTTGGGCATGGACGACCAGGAACATCATGATAGGAACCCTCCAGGAGGACTTCATCATGGCCGCCAAGGCCAAGGGTGTCCCCGAACACAAGATCATCTACGGCCACGCCCTCCGCGCGGCAGCGCCGCCGATAGTCACCATGATCATCTTCGCCCTCCTCGGTTCGCTCGGAGGTGCTATCATCAGTGAGCTCGTCTTCAACTACCCCGGAATGGGCAGGCTCTACTGGGTCGCCCTCCAGCAGAACGAGACCAACCTCCTCATAGGGCTGACGTACTTCTTCACCGTGCTCTACCTGACGGGAGTGGTCCTCGCGGACATGATCTACGGATTCCTCGACCCGCGTGTCAAGGTCGGTGCTTCCGCCAAGATGTGAGGTGATTCGCTATGAGATGGGTCGACGTCAAAGAAGGATTTAAGGAATTCCTTGAAGAGTTTAAGAGGGAGAAGACCGGCATAGCCGGTGTTATTCTCCTCATCATCCTTGTCTTGGTTGCACTCACGGCCCCCTACACGACTATGCCCAACCTCCCCGAGAAGTGGAGAAGCTCCGCCTACTGGGAGGACAACCCAAAGAACGTTCCTCCGAGCTGGTACAACATGTTCACCTCCCAGAAGCTCGTTCCACAGGAGGTTTACTACGCCAACGACCTCAAGATCAGCCACCCGAGCGACACAGTGACCATAGTTGAGGCGGATTACCAGTTCCCCGATGGTTATATCCTCGGTCCCCAGGGAATCATTATCAGGGGTCTGAACGTCACGCTGAACGCTCCATCCCAAGTACCGACGATGGACATATACCTCCTGAGACCCGACGGGAAGAGCATTCCCCTTCTCAAAAACAAGCAGCTCAGCTCCGGCACCACGATCTCCATAGGTAGGGACAGCACAATCTCGACCAATGTGTACATCTGGCTCGTGAACGTTACTGAGGGCAGGGAGATAACTATGTTCGAGGTTCCCCTTGAGACGATCCTCATCAGCGACATGGTCGCCCCGATGTTCGCCAAGGTCGAGCCGGGCATGAACGTGAGCGATATCATAGGCAACCCACAGCCGCTCAACGGCCAGTACAAGCTCATAATGAAGATCAACAACCCCGCTCCAAAGCAGAACCAGGTTATCTACGACAACCTCAAGGTCACCTTCCTCGGAAGAAGCTACGGGACTATGGGTACCGACTACCTGGGAAGGGATCTCTGGGCAGGAATCATCTGGGGTAGCAGGGTCTCCCTGACAATCGGTGTCCTCGTCTCGGTTCTCAGCACCATAATCGGTCTCGTTTACGGAGTCACCAGTGCCTACCTGGGAGGAAACGCCGACGAGTTCATGATGCGTATCAACGAAATATTCGCTTCAATACCGAGCCTGCCGATACTTATCCTCATAGGAGCCACTCTGGGACACGTCACCCTATGGTTCATAGTCGTACTGCTGGTCATATTCGGATGGATGGGAATAGCAAGGATTGCGAGAAGTATGGCACTCCAGATCAAGGAGCAGACGTACATCGAGGCGGCGAGAGCCCTCGGTGCCGGCAACGGAAGGATAATCTTCAAGCACATTCTCCCACAGCTGCTCCCGTACGCCTTTGCTGTCATAGCCCTCAGCGTTCCGGGCGCGGTTATAGCAGAGGCTTCACTGAGCTTCCTCGGTATAGGTGACCCGAGCGCAGTAACCTGGGGACAGATACTCAACGCGGCCCAGGCGCAGTCGGCGACGACCAAGGGCTACTGGTGGTGGGTCCTTCCACCCGGGCTTGGAATCGCTGTCGTCGGCCTTACCTTCGTGCTGATAGGTACGGCCCTCGATAAGATACTCAACCCGAGGCTCAGGAGGCTGTGAGGTGGTATAAATGGCTAAGAACGTGCTCGAAGTTAAGGACCTCAAGATGTATTACTTCACCAGCAAGGGTGTCGTCAAGGCCGTCGACAACATCTCGTTCAACCTCAAAAAGGGTGAAGTGCTGGGACTTGCCGGTGAGAGCGGATGCGGCAAGTCCTCCCTTGGTTTTACCCTTATGGGAATGCCGACTCCTCCGGGCAAGATCGTCAGCGGCAGTGTGAAGATTGACGGAAGGGAGATAGTCGGCCTCCCGGAGGATGTCCTCAGGAAGGAGATTCGCTGGCAGAAGATATCAATGATATTCCAGGGTGCAATGAACGCCCTCAATCCGGTCTACACAGTTGGCTATCAGATGACCGAGCCGCTCATGCTCCACAAGGGAATGAGCAAGGATGATGCCCTTGACAGGGCTCAGAAGTACCTCGAGCTCGTCGGTCTTGACCCGGAAATAGTTTACCGCTACCCGCACGAGCTCTCAGGTGGTATGAAGCAGCGTGTCATCATTGCAACCGCCCTCCTGCTTGAGCCGGAGGTCGTTATCGCGGACGAGCCGACAACGGCCCTTGACGTCGTTGTTCAGGCGCAGATCATCAACCTCATGAAGAAGCTAAAGAAGGAGCTCGGCCTCTCGATGATATTCATCACCCACGACCTTAGTATACTCGCCGAGATCAGCGACAGGGTCGCGATAATGTACGCGGGTAAGATAGTTGAGATAGGCGACAGCGAGAAGGTCTACTACGAGCCGGCCCATCCGTACACACAGAAGCTCCTCGCGGCAATACCGAGGCTCCACGAGGACGTTGAGAAGCTGGAGTTCATCCCAGGACAGCCGCCCAACCTCATCACGCCGCCGAAGGGATGCCGCTTCCACCCGAGGTGCCCCTACGCAATGCAGGTTTGTAAGGAGCAGGAACCCGAGCTGAAGGAAGTTGATAAGGACCACTACGCCGCATGCTGGCTGCTGTGAGGTGTGAGAAATGGCGGAGCCGATACTTAAAGTTGAGAACCTCAAGAAGTACTTCCCGATCAAGAGGGGATTCATAGACACGATCAAGGGTGCCCCGCAGAAGAAGGTCCACGCGGTGGACGGCATCAGCTTTGAGATATACAAGCAGCAGGTCTTTGCACTCGTCGGTGAGAGCGGTTGTGGTAAGTCTACCACAGGGAAGCTGATCGTTAAGCTTCTCGAACCCACTGACGGTAGGATATACCTGGAAGGAAAGGACGTCACGGACATCAAGACCAAGGAGGAAATCCTTGACTACAGAAGGCACGTGCAGATAATATTCCAGGACCCGTTCAGCTCGATGAACCCGAGGTTCAGGATATTCGACATCCTTGAGGAGCCGCTCCTCATACACGGCATAGGTGAAACCAAAGCCGAGCGTGAGGAGCTCATCTACAAGGCCCTTGAAATGGTTAAGATAACCCCACCAGAAGACTACGTCGGCAGGTTCCCGCACATGCTCTCCGGCGGTCAGAGGCAGCGTGTCGCTATAGCCAGGGCACTGATACTCAACCCGACCTTCATCGTCGCCGACGAGCCGGTCTCGATGCTCGACGTTTCAATCCGTGCCGAGATCCTCGAGCTGATGAAGGAGCTCAAGGAGAAGATGGGCGTCACCTACCTCTACATCACCCACGACATGTCAACGGCAAGGTACTTCGCCGACTGGATGGCGGTCATGTACCTCGGAAGGATAGTCGAGATGGGGCCGGTCGAGAAGGTCATTGACAACCCGCTCCACCCGTACACCAGGGCACTACTTGCGGCCGTTCCAGAGCCGAAGCCTGAGCGCAGGAACATCATCAAGGAACTGCCGATCAGGGGTGAGGTGCCCAACGCCGTCGACATTCCACCTGGATGCCGCTTCCACCCGAGGTGTATCTACGCCCAGAAGGGACTCTGCGACACCAAGCACCCGCAGCTCGTCGAGTACGAGCACAACCACTGGGCCGAGTGCCACCTCGTTGGCAAGTACTGACCCCCTTCTTTTCTTTCTCTAGGTGATGCCAATGGGAACGCTAAGGGATGCTATGGGTTATCCTCTTCTGAGGGTTGGACTGATAATGCTAATCCTCGCCTTGCTCATATCAATCGCGGGTTTCTATCGCGTTGACAAGTCCTACTCCTCCAGCGGAACCCTTGGTGAGGGCATGCACTACCTGGGCAACGACAAATTCGAGAGTGAGTACCTGTACCACAATAGGACCCTCGTTCTCTATTCCTCCAACGCGAACCTTTCCCTCCTTCAGGGGACCGAGATGATCAACTACACGCTGGTGAACCGCGAGATAACGCTCCATCCAACGGAGAGACCGGTGATATATGTTTTTAACGGGAGCGTAAATTATACTTACAGTGCAACTGCCATTGACTACCCCTACGCTGTCTACTCCCTCTTTGCCTTTGTTCTGATGCTGGTAGGGGTAGTCATGGCGTTCCTGGGGTACTCCCAGTTCCTTAGGGACGTGAAGGAGGGTAAGAAATGAGGGAGCTTGATTACGGCGCCGCCGTTGAGAGGATAAAAGAGTTCATCCGTGAGAAGGTCGAAGGAGCCGGCGTTGATGGTGTCGTCGTCGGGATAAGCGGGGGCATAGACAGCGCTACAGTTGCATACCTCGCCGTAAGGGCACTTGGAAAAGATAAGGTTCTCGGCCTGATAATGCCGTACTATGAGAACAGCGACCTTGAAGATGCCAGGCTCGTTTGCGAGAGCCTGGGGATTGAGTACAAGGTAGTCAACATAAAGCCCATCGTCGATGAGTTCGAGAGGGCCGTTGGAAGGCTCGACACAAAGAGCAGGGGAAACATCATGGCCAGAACGAGGATGGTCCTTCTGTATGCCCACGCCAACGCCATGAACCGTCTCGTCCTCGGAACCAGCAACAGGAGCGAGTTTCTGACGGGATACTTCACGAAATGGGGTGACGGTGCCAGTGACTACGCCCCCCTCATAAACCTCTATAAGACAGAAGTATGGGAGATAGCAAAGCTCCTTGGAGTTCCGGAGAGGATAATCACAAAGAAGCCCTCAGCAGGACTGTGGGGGGGACAGACGGACGAGGACGAGCTCGGGATAAGCTACCGCCTCCTTGATGAGATACTCTGGCGCATGGTTGACCTTGGAATGGAGAAGGATGAAATAGCGAGGGAGCTTGGAATAAGCATCGAGAGGGTCGAATACGTCGAGAGACTTGTGAGGGGCAGCGAGCACAAGCGTCGCTTACCGGTTGGCCCCGTCCTCTGAGGTGAGCCCATGAAACGAGGCTACATTTTCGTTTTTCTAGCCGCCTCCATGTGGGGGACGCTGGGCATATTCGCCAAGTACCTCGACGGCTTCGGGATGACACCCTTTACTATGGTGTTCTATCGCGTTTTCTTCGCCGTAGTTCTGCTGGCGGCCTATCTTCGCTTCAGAGGTACCGGATTCTCCCTCGAACGCTCCCGCCTTAGGTTCTACGCCCTCTACGGCTTCTTCAGCATCTTTCTCTTCTACACGCTGTACTTCTACACAGTAACGATATCATCGGTATCCTTCGCCGTTCTGCTCCTCTACACCGCCCCTGTGTATTCAATAATCTTAGGCAGGCTGGCCTTCAACGAGCCCATGGTGAGGGAGAAAATCGCCGCCCTGGCGATGGTTATGCTTGGCGTTCTCCTCGTGAACTGGGGGGACATGCAGTTCTCCACCAAGGCGCTGATATTTGGACTGCTAACCGGTCTAACCTATGCTCTCTACGGCGTTCTTGCGAAGTTTGCTGTTAGGGACGATGAGCCCGAGAAAGCGCTCTTCTACACGCTCCTCTTTGGCATGCTGTACCTCCTGCCCTTAACGGACTTCTCGGTACCATCGGGCGCAGTTCCGTATCTGTTTGCTCTGGCGTTCTTCCCGACATTCCTGGGGTACATACTCTACAACCACGCCCTAAAGGAGATTGAGGTGAGCAGGGCCAGCATAGTCGCCACAATTGAACCGGTGGTTGCGATAACCCTGGCGTTCCTGCTCTTCGGTGAGACCCTCACCTTCGAACAGCTAATCGGGGCTGGTCTTATAATAGGTGGCTCGACGCTGGTGCACCTGAAGGAGAAAGAAAAGCCTGAGGAAGTGCTCGAAGAGATCCACTAGACGTGGAAGTACCTCTCCAGCTCCCACTCGGTTACCTTCTTTGTTCCCTTCGGGAGACCCTTGGCGCCGAGGTATTCTAGGTATCCCTCCCACTCGCGCTCCTTGTAGCTCATGAAATTCCTGTACGCCCCTCCCAGGGCTTTCCTGACAACTTTATCTCCCTTCAGCCACTCCAGGGCTTCACCGAGGCTTTCTGGAAGCGTGTCTATGCCGAGGTCCTCACGCCGGGAGTCGTCCATCTCGTAGACGTTTTCTTCCACGTATGCCTTTGGTTCGATTTTCTTTTTTATACCATCCAGCCCTGCCATTAGTATCGCGGCAAAGGCCAGATAGGGGTTGGCGCTTGGATCCGGGCAGCGGTACTCTATCCTGGCCCCGTTGCCCCAGAAGGCTGGAACCCTTATCAGTGCGCTCCTGTTCCTGTATCCCCAGCTTATGTATACCGGGGCCTCGTAGCCGGGAACGAGGCGCTTGTAGCTGTTCACCGTCGGATTCGTTATCGCCGTCAGGGCTTTCGCATGGGTGAGCAGGCCACCGAGGAAGTGAAGCGCCGTTTCGCTGAGCCCATCGTCACCGACGAACGCGTTCTTCCCGTCCTCCCAGAGGCTTATGTGAAGGTGCATTCCGTTGCCGGGAAATCCATAGAGGGGTTTGGGCATGAACGTGGCGTAGAGACCGTGGACTTCGGCAGTAGCCTTCACTATGTGCTTGAAGCTGATTATGTTGTCGGCAGTTTTGAGCGCTTCGTCATAGCGGAAGTCTATCTCATGCTGGGCCTTTCCAACCTCATGGTGGAGAACCTCCGGAACGAGTCCGAAGGCTGACATGTGGAGCGCTATCTCCCTGCGTATGCCCCTGGCTTTGTCGAGAGTAACCAGGTCGAAGTAGCCGCCGCTGTCGGGTATCTGAAGCTCCCAAGAACCGTTCTTCCTGAAGAGGTAAAACTCGGGTTCTGGCCCGATATACGCCTTGAATCCTGCCTTTTCAAGTTCTTCAAGGGCATCCCTTAGGACGCCCCTCGGGTCCGCGGGATAGGGTTTATCTCCCTTGTATATGTATCCGTAGACCCTGGAGACACCTTCCCATGGGGCTTCGGCGTAGGTTGAGGGGTCCGCTTTGAAAATTAAATCGCTGTCCTCTATCCCCTCGAATCCAGGAATGGAGGAGCCGTCAAAAGATATCCCTTCTTCTATAGCTTCATCGTATCTCTCTATTGGAACCTCCATGCCCTTCGGAACGCCGTTGATGTCCACGAAGATGAGCTGGAGGAACCTCGGACCCTTTGATTCAAGTCCACCTCTCACACCGAACGTGCTCAAATCGTTCATCTTTATCACCTATTATTGCTTAAATGTTCATTATTAGTGCCATTTTATTGAACGATTAATCCAATAAAAGCCTTTCCACTGGATTTTTGTCATTATGACGACGGTGCGCCTGAATCCTTCTTTGATTGACAAGAAATTGTCATTCTATCTGCCCTTCCTGGCAATTTTTAACAAGTTAATGTTAAGCAAAGGTTTATTGGATTCGCGAGTAGGCACGAACATGCCGAGGGCAGAGGACATACTAAACAGGGAGATAGCCAGGGTGAACCTCCACCTTCCCGCCAGCAGGCCCACACTGGAGGAGTTGCTCAACGAGGATGAACCCCGGGTCAGACTGAGGGATGGGAGCTATCACTACTTCAAACGCTCCGAGCTGGAGTACCTTCTCTCCCTCCTCGATAAGGGTGAGGAGGAGCGTCTCAGGATACCCATAGTGCTGGAGATAAGCACCCTCTACAGGGGGTATTTTAGGGTTAGGGGACGAGTGGAGGTTAAGGTCATGGACAAAATCCTCGGTACCTACGATATCCTGGAGGAGAAGGCGGAGGAGCTGTATCCTAGGTACCTCCTTCCGAAAATCAGAAAAGCCCTCCCGACGACAACGACCTACGCCTTCGTAACGGAGTGATGGGTATGGACGAAGACCTGAGGGTGTTGAGGGACTACTTGGCCTTCACGGTTCCCCACGTCACGGTGCTCGCAGGAGCACTTCTGGGGGTTCTCCTGATACTGGGGATTAGCGTTAACACCGCCTTGGGGATATTCGCGATATTCTACGGCTTTATGCTCTTCGTGCTCGGTCTCGTCATAGGGTCCCACTTCTCCAGGCTCCTCTGGTACAGGCTCATGATGGCCGCCTTTGCAGGTTTGATGGTTGTGGGTGCCCTTATTCTGCTCTATGGAGAGTAGCCTTTATATGGGTGAAAACACAACTATTGGTGGTGGGAACGCATGAGAAAGACAGCGGTTGCGTTTGTCCTCTTGATGCTAGTCATGGCGCTTCTCCCCCGGTCCTCGGCTCAGTTCGTCAGTTTCACAACGAACGATGAGATAACCCTGCTGCGCGGCGACTACAGCAGCGGGACGATAATGCTGACAAACGCCGGCGGCTTCAGCTTCAAGGTGGTCAGCTACCAGAAATTTTGGGTCGAGGACGCGGACGGAAACAAGATTCCGGGCTTCAATCTAACTATCAAGCCAACGATATTCACCGACTGGACATCTCAGAAGACGTACTCCGTGTCGTACAACATATCCTGCGTCTCCAACGTCTCCGGCGGAACTTACACCCTCTATCTGCGTTTTTTGGCGTACACCGCCGACAACTCGATGTACATAGTTCACGCCACGGTTCCACTCCGCATAATCGAGAGCGCCCTGAACTTTGGGGTTGCCGACGCTTACGTGAAGGAAAGACCCGGTTCATCCTACGCCCTCAACGGCGAAACCGTAGTGGTGTTCTCCCACGTAGACAACATCGGCCACTCGGACGTCACTGTTGAGGCCTCCGTTTCCCTGTCCTCGAACGGCAAGGTCTACTTCTCCGAGAACAGAACGCTGACTATGAAGCCCGGGGACAATCTGATACGTTTTGAGGTTCCCGTTGGCTATGACCTCCCGGAGGGAACGTACAGGCTGGAGTACCGCATTGGATACGACGGCGGAAGCTACAGGTACTCCCGCGAAATCCCGGTTCGCTTCGGAGTTAAACTCGTTGGTCTCTCCCTCCAGTCGGACGTCGTGAAGCTCGGTGAGAGCAACAGGGCCTACATAACCCTCCTGTCGGAGAGAAACATCAATCTCAACATGACCGTGGAGACGTACAGGGGGGAGGTTGTGGTATCTAACTCCACAGTTTCAGTTGCCGTAAGGGGCGGCACGAACGTTATCGAAGTGAATCTTCCAACCAACGTATCTGGAAACCTGAGCTCGGTCATAAATCTGGTTTTCAACGGGAGGATCATCGGTAGCGGTAAGGTCTCCTACAAGGTGCAGGCTCCCCCGCTCATCACCAACGTGACCTACGAGAGGGTCTCTGACGAGGATGTTCTGTTTAAAATCATGATAGAGAACCCCAACTACGAGGAGATTCAGGGCGAATTTGGATACAGAATCGTCGCCGATGGCAACGTCCTCTACAAGGATTCGCTCCAGAGCGTACTCAAACCTGGAACCAACGAGGTTTCCCTGAAGTTCGAGTTGCCCGTGGGTAAGGTCGTCGAGTACGAGTTTACCCTGAGTGCGATGGGCGAAACAAGCACGTCAAAGGGAGAACTGTATCTGCAGCCTCCCGCGCCCCCAACGACAACCACTACCACCACGACCACCACCGCTTCGAACACTACCACGACAACCTCGTCTGGAGCCTCCGGAAGCCTGTGGATGGGTCTCGTCATCGTAGCCTTCCTCCTGCTCGTTGCCGGGGCTTTCTACTACTCCCGCGAGGGAGGAAAATCTAAAAAACGCGCCAGGCCCAAACCGAAAAGGCGCTCGCCTCTCGGAAGGTTCAGGAGGCCCAGGAAGCCGGAGTTCAAGGAGAACAAGGAGCTCCCCAAGAAGAAGTGAATACCAAACTTTTTTATCCCTCTTCTCCATACTCCATTCAGGCGAGGGGGTCGGGGACTCCCGGGGCACTCCCGAGGAAGTTCCGCCCACCGCACCGGGGCCGCGGTGCCGCAAGGCACCTCCCGAGAGGGAGGGCAACGGCGCAGAAACGACACGTCCCGGCAGGTATGGGGATGAAAGCGGCGAAGGGGCCGGCGACGGTGCCCGAGCTAACCCGCAGACGACCTGCCGGGGAGCGGTGAAACGGCCGTCCCGCGGGGTGCAAGGCCGAGGGAGGGGTGATGAGTTCCCGGTGGGAGCCCCGTGGTAGGCCGCTCAGTCGAATGTCCCCTTGATACAGAAGGCGGGCTACGACCCCCTCGCCGTTGCATCCATCAGGGATGCGAGGAGTATAAGTGCCCCTCCGACTGCGGTTCTTACCCCTGGAATCTCTCCGAATACAATGAAGGCGTAGACTATCGCGCTCATCGGATCGAGGTAACTCAGTAGGGCTGCCTCGTTAACCTCAACCTCCTTGAGCCCGTCCATGTAGAGGAACAGCGCCAGAACGGTGTGAACTGCAACTAGAACAAAAATCGCCCACCAGGCCGGTTCTCCAGCGCCCGAGAGTGTCATAAACGGGGCGAGGGCGAGTGATGCTATCGCGAGCTGGAGAAACGTCAGCGTTTTGCCGTCGATCCCGCGCAGAAATCTCCCGAGGTTCGGTATTAGGGCGTAGAAGAAAGCCGCCACCAGGGCGAGCAGAATCCCTATGAAATCCCTGTCACCCCGGTCAACGTTCTGGCCACTCATGATCAGGATGAGCCCTATGAACGCGGTGCCTATAAGGAGCCAGCTCTTCACGGTCAGTTTCTCACCGAGAAAGCGCCATGAGATGACCGTCGCTATTATGGGGGCTAGGTAGTAGACGAGAACCGCGTTGGCTATCGTGGTGTAGTTGAACGCCGTGAACAGGAAGACCCAGTTCAGGGCGAGGGAAATGCCCAGTGCCAGGAGGGGCTTCC
The window above is part of the Thermococcus sp. MAR1 genome. Proteins encoded here:
- a CDS encoding ABC transporter permease, whose translation is MGYLKYLVFRILNAILVLLIVTFIISALFVKVAEESNRSKMYEELMMWERTEGAKIKQSQGLEAFEQAKAAKQASLEEKYELNIPYWQKVYKKALRTLRLDFGTTSMPIFGTNNVSDIIKVAVPRSILLFTTATIIVIILGIFLGVRAARQAGSVFDRGLSIFALLTYSLPMWWTGMMFLLIFAFKLGWFPLSSMFDPQLTGWAHVKDVLWKLALPVFTYVFVVFGGWAWTTRNIMIGTLQEDFIMAAKAKGVPEHKIIYGHALRAAAPPIVTMIIFALLGSLGGAIISELVFNYPGMGRLYWVALQQNETNLLIGLTYFFTVLYLTGVVLADMIYGFLDPRVKVGASAKM
- a CDS encoding ABC transporter permease — its product is MRWVDVKEGFKEFLEEFKREKTGIAGVILLIILVLVALTAPYTTMPNLPEKWRSSAYWEDNPKNVPPSWYNMFTSQKLVPQEVYYANDLKISHPSDTVTIVEADYQFPDGYILGPQGIIIRGLNVTLNAPSQVPTMDIYLLRPDGKSIPLLKNKQLSSGTTISIGRDSTISTNVYIWLVNVTEGREITMFEVPLETILISDMVAPMFAKVEPGMNVSDIIGNPQPLNGQYKLIMKINNPAPKQNQVIYDNLKVTFLGRSYGTMGTDYLGRDLWAGIIWGSRVSLTIGVLVSVLSTIIGLVYGVTSAYLGGNADEFMMRINEIFASIPSLPILILIGATLGHVTLWFIVVLLVIFGWMGIARIARSMALQIKEQTYIEAARALGAGNGRIIFKHILPQLLPYAFAVIALSVPGAVIAEASLSFLGIGDPSAVTWGQILNAAQAQSATTKGYWWWVLPPGLGIAVVGLTFVLIGTALDKILNPRLRRL
- a CDS encoding ABC transporter ATP-binding protein, with protein sequence MAKNVLEVKDLKMYYFTSKGVVKAVDNISFNLKKGEVLGLAGESGCGKSSLGFTLMGMPTPPGKIVSGSVKIDGREIVGLPEDVLRKEIRWQKISMIFQGAMNALNPVYTVGYQMTEPLMLHKGMSKDDALDRAQKYLELVGLDPEIVYRYPHELSGGMKQRVIIATALLLEPEVVIADEPTTALDVVVQAQIINLMKKLKKELGLSMIFITHDLSILAEISDRVAIMYAGKIVEIGDSEKVYYEPAHPYTQKLLAAIPRLHEDVEKLEFIPGQPPNLITPPKGCRFHPRCPYAMQVCKEQEPELKEVDKDHYAACWLL
- a CDS encoding ABC transporter ATP-binding protein → MAEPILKVENLKKYFPIKRGFIDTIKGAPQKKVHAVDGISFEIYKQQVFALVGESGCGKSTTGKLIVKLLEPTDGRIYLEGKDVTDIKTKEEILDYRRHVQIIFQDPFSSMNPRFRIFDILEEPLLIHGIGETKAEREELIYKALEMVKITPPEDYVGRFPHMLSGGQRQRVAIARALILNPTFIVADEPVSMLDVSIRAEILELMKELKEKMGVTYLYITHDMSTARYFADWMAVMYLGRIVEMGPVEKVIDNPLHPYTRALLAAVPEPKPERRNIIKELPIRGEVPNAVDIPPGCRFHPRCIYAQKGLCDTKHPQLVEYEHNHWAECHLVGKY
- a CDS encoding NAD+ synthase, whose product is MRELDYGAAVERIKEFIREKVEGAGVDGVVVGISGGIDSATVAYLAVRALGKDKVLGLIMPYYENSDLEDARLVCESLGIEYKVVNIKPIVDEFERAVGRLDTKSRGNIMARTRMVLLYAHANAMNRLVLGTSNRSEFLTGYFTKWGDGASDYAPLINLYKTEVWEIAKLLGVPERIITKKPSAGLWGGQTDEDELGISYRLLDEILWRMVDLGMEKDEIARELGISIERVEYVERLVRGSEHKRRLPVGPVL
- a CDS encoding EamA family transporter is translated as MKRGYIFVFLAASMWGTLGIFAKYLDGFGMTPFTMVFYRVFFAVVLLAAYLRFRGTGFSLERSRLRFYALYGFFSIFLFYTLYFYTVTISSVSFAVLLLYTAPVYSIILGRLAFNEPMVREKIAALAMVMLGVLLVNWGDMQFSTKALIFGLLTGLTYALYGVLAKFAVRDDEPEKALFYTLLFGMLYLLPLTDFSVPSGAVPYLFALAFFPTFLGYILYNHALKEIEVSRASIVATIEPVVAITLAFLLFGETLTFEQLIGAGLIIGGSTLVHLKEKEKPEEVLEEIH
- the glnA gene encoding type I glutamate--ammonia ligase — protein: MNDLSTFGVRGGLESKGPRFLQLIFVDINGVPKGMEVPIERYDEAIEEGISFDGSSIPGFEGIEDSDLIFKADPSTYAEAPWEGVSRVYGYIYKGDKPYPADPRGVLRDALEELEKAGFKAYIGPEPEFYLFRKNGSWELQIPDSGGYFDLVTLDKARGIRREIALHMSAFGLVPEVLHHEVGKAQHEIDFRYDEALKTADNIISFKHIVKATAEVHGLYATFMPKPLYGFPGNGMHLHISLWEDGKNAFVGDDGLSETALHFLGGLLTHAKALTAITNPTVNSYKRLVPGYEAPVYISWGYRNRSALIRVPAFWGNGARIEYRCPDPSANPYLAFAAILMAGLDGIKKKIEPKAYVEENVYEMDDSRREDLGIDTLPESLGEALEWLKGDKVVRKALGGAYRNFMSYKEREWEGYLEYLGAKGLPKGTKKVTEWELERYFHV
- a CDS encoding DUF61 family protein; this encodes MPRAEDILNREIARVNLHLPASRPTLEELLNEDEPRVRLRDGSYHYFKRSELEYLLSLLDKGEEERLRIPIVLEISTLYRGYFRVRGRVEVKVMDKILGTYDILEEKAEELYPRYLLPKIRKALPTTTTYAFVTE
- a CDS encoding DMT family transporter, with product MNGRIKIATAMLIWGSVGIFARFSNLSGLGVAFFRVSLGALLLLVILIGNRKQLQSLPPLLKARWKPLLALGISLALNWVFLFTAFNYTTIANAVLVYYLAPIIATVISWRFLGEKLTVKSWLLIGTAFIGLILIMSGQNVDRGDRDFIGILLALVAAFFYALIPNLGRFLRGIDGKTLTFLQLAIASLALAPFMTLSGAGEPAWWAIFVLVAVHTVLALFLYMDGLKEVEVNEAALLSYLDPMSAIVYAFIVFGEIPGVRTAVGGALILLASLMDATARGS